One Paenibacillus riograndensis SBR5 DNA segment encodes these proteins:
- a CDS encoding iron chaperone, whose protein sequence is MEPVKITYESIDDYITQAPPEIREKLEAVRKVIHEAAPEAEEKISYQMPTFFLHGNLVHFAAFKKHIGLYPAPSGIEAFQEELAQYKGAKGSVQFPLDKPLPLDLISRIVKFRAAENREKAAAKAKK, encoded by the coding sequence ATGGAACCTGTTAAGATCACCTATGAGTCCATTGACGATTATATTACCCAAGCCCCTCCGGAAATCCGCGAGAAGCTGGAAGCGGTAAGGAAGGTAATTCATGAAGCGGCGCCGGAGGCTGAAGAGAAAATAAGCTACCAGATGCCGACCTTCTTCCTGCACGGGAATCTGGTGCATTTCGCGGCTTTCAAGAAACATATCGGTTTGTATCCGGCCCCTAGCGGGATTGAGGCTTTTCAGGAGGAGCTGGCGCAGTACAAGGGAGCCAAAGGGTCTGTGCAGTTTCCGCTGGACAAGCCGCTGCCGCTTGATTTGATCAGCCGGATCGTGAAATTTAGAGCAGCAGAGAATCGGGAGAAGGCAGCGGCAAAGGCCAAGAAATGA
- a CDS encoding M3 family oligoendopeptidase, producing MKFSEYRYERPDVSKLKVRFAELLKGLNADSLEEQRAAFSEINKLRNEFDTMSTLVNIRHSINTEDEFYKAEQEYMDEAGPVIQEYVTDFYRALVQSRFRGEFEQEWGTQLLQIAEISLRTFSPEIIEDLQLENKLSTEYSQIIASAKIPFEGEERTLPQLAPFELSTDRGMRKRASEARYQFMAEHEAEFDRIFDELVKVRTGIAKKLGYNSFVELGYDRMLRTDYNAEMVANFRKQVQDYIVPVSRKLKERQAARLGLEQLKYYDESLNFNNGNATPKGDPDWIIANGAKMYKELSPETDEFFGFMLENELMDLVSKKGKQGGGYCTYLSLHEAPFIFSNFNGTSGDIDVLTHEVGHAFQVYQSRHIHVPEYAFPTYEAAEIHSMSMEFFAWPWMDLFFEEDAAKYRFNHLGDSLQFIPYGVSVDEFQHYVYANPDATPAERKHAWREIEKKYLPLRDYEDNTYLEQGGFWQKQAHIFRSPFYYIDYTLAQLCAFQFWKRSNEDFTLAWADYLRLCQAGGSLSFLQLVELAGLKSPFEDGSIRSVIGNIENWLNSVDDKQL from the coding sequence ATGAAATTTAGCGAATACCGGTATGAACGTCCGGATGTTTCCAAGCTGAAAGTACGCTTTGCCGAGCTTTTGAAAGGTCTTAACGCCGATAGTCTGGAGGAGCAGAGAGCGGCTTTTAGCGAGATTAACAAGCTGCGGAATGAATTTGATACGATGTCAACCCTGGTCAACATCAGACACTCGATCAACACAGAAGATGAATTTTACAAAGCTGAGCAGGAGTACATGGATGAAGCCGGACCCGTTATTCAGGAGTATGTAACCGACTTCTACCGGGCACTTGTACAGTCCAGGTTCAGAGGCGAATTCGAACAAGAATGGGGCACACAGCTGCTTCAGATTGCCGAAATCTCATTACGGACATTCAGTCCGGAGATTATTGAAGACTTGCAGCTGGAGAATAAGCTCTCCACCGAATATAGCCAGATTATTGCTTCGGCGAAAATTCCGTTTGAAGGTGAGGAGCGCACACTGCCTCAGCTCGCACCGTTCGAGCTGTCGACAGACCGCGGGATGCGCAAGCGCGCTTCGGAGGCCCGGTATCAATTCATGGCCGAGCATGAGGCTGAGTTTGACCGGATTTTTGACGAGCTGGTCAAGGTCCGTACCGGCATCGCCAAAAAACTCGGTTATAACAGCTTCGTTGAGCTTGGCTACGACCGGATGCTGCGTACCGACTACAATGCCGAAATGGTCGCCAATTTCCGCAAGCAGGTGCAGGATTATATCGTTCCGGTCTCCCGGAAGCTGAAGGAACGCCAGGCGGCCCGCTTGGGTCTGGAGCAGTTGAAATATTACGATGAAAGCCTGAATTTCAACAACGGAAACGCTACGCCGAAGGGTGATCCCGACTGGATTATCGCGAATGGCGCCAAAATGTACAAAGAGCTGTCTCCCGAAACCGATGAATTTTTCGGCTTTATGCTGGAGAATGAACTGATGGATCTCGTCAGCAAAAAAGGCAAGCAGGGCGGCGGCTACTGTACCTACCTCAGCTTGCATGAGGCGCCTTTCATTTTCTCTAATTTCAATGGAACCTCCGGAGATATCGATGTGCTGACTCATGAAGTGGGACACGCATTCCAGGTGTATCAGAGCCGCCATATTCATGTGCCCGAATACGCTTTTCCAACCTATGAGGCCGCCGAAATCCATTCGATGAGCATGGAATTTTTCGCCTGGCCCTGGATGGATTTGTTCTTTGAAGAGGACGCTGCCAAATACCGTTTCAACCATCTGGGCGACAGTCTGCAGTTCATTCCATACGGCGTTTCCGTAGATGAATTTCAGCATTATGTCTATGCCAATCCGGATGCGACACCTGCCGAGCGCAAGCACGCCTGGCGTGAAATCGAGAAAAAGTATCTGCCACTACGCGACTATGAAGACAACACTTATCTGGAACAAGGCGGATTCTGGCAAAAACAAGCCCATATTTTCCGCTCCCCGTTCTACTATATCGACTATACGCTAGCCCAGCTCTGCGCCTTCCAGTTCTGGAAGCGGTCGAACGAGGATTTCACATTGGCCTGGGCCGATTATCTGCGGCTTTGCCAGGCCGGCGGAAGCCTGTCTTTCCTCCAGCTGGTCGAGCTGGCCGGACTGAAATCCCCCTTCGAGGATGGCAGCATCCGTTCCGTGATCGGCAATATTGAAAACTGGCTGAACAGCGTAGACGACAAGCAGCTGTAA
- a CDS encoding FecCD family ABC transporter permease, with translation MQTEAAQTEPKQSIIHTRYGFMTIIGILLIITILSAGAAVSFGQVDIPVSQSYRILLHHITGIQIGDVQELTSGSFVDIIWKIRFPRVLMAMFIGAGLTLCGTIMQAAVQNPLADPYILGISSGASLGATFAILIGFGSMGLLGQTGVAFWAFAGAVGASLLVLILASAGGKMTSVKLVLAGMVINALCTAFANFIVYFANNAEGIKTVTFWTMGSLAAASWDKLPLISAAVAAAIFFFLMQFRVLNAMLLGDEAAVTLGIHLGVFRKAYMLITALITGVMVASCGMIGFVGLIIPHLVRGLVGSDHRRLLPASILFGAIFLIWTDVIARTIVPNVELPIGIITALIGAPMFMYMLIKKGYAFGGKN, from the coding sequence ATGCAAACTGAAGCAGCGCAAACCGAACCGAAGCAGTCCATTATTCATACCCGTTATGGCTTTATGACTATCATAGGCATTCTGTTGATTATTACGATACTGTCAGCGGGCGCGGCTGTCTCCTTTGGACAGGTCGATATTCCCGTTTCGCAATCGTACCGGATTCTGCTCCACCACATCACGGGCATTCAGATTGGAGATGTCCAGGAGCTGACCTCCGGTTCATTCGTCGATATCATATGGAAAATCCGCTTTCCCCGCGTTCTCATGGCCATGTTCATTGGTGCCGGGCTGACGCTGTGCGGAACCATTATGCAGGCGGCCGTACAGAACCCTCTCGCTGATCCATACATACTCGGTATCTCTTCCGGCGCATCGCTTGGAGCAACCTTCGCCATCCTGATCGGCTTTGGTTCTATGGGACTGCTGGGCCAGACAGGCGTCGCCTTCTGGGCTTTCGCGGGTGCGGTCGGTGCTTCGCTTCTGGTCTTGATTCTGGCCAGCGCAGGCGGCAAAATGACCTCCGTCAAACTCGTCCTGGCCGGCATGGTTATTAATGCTTTATGTACCGCCTTTGCCAACTTCATTGTCTACTTTGCCAACAATGCGGAAGGCATTAAGACTGTTACCTTCTGGACGATGGGCAGCCTCGCCGCTGCCAGCTGGGATAAACTGCCGCTGATCTCGGCAGCTGTCGCAGCCGCCATTTTCTTTTTCCTGATGCAGTTCAGGGTTCTGAACGCCATGCTGCTTGGGGATGAGGCTGCGGTCACTCTGGGGATTCATCTGGGGGTATTCCGCAAAGCCTATATGCTGATTACCGCACTGATTACAGGGGTGATGGTGGCAAGCTGCGGCATGATCGGATTTGTGGGACTCATTATTCCCCATTTGGTCAGAGGGCTGGTAGGCTCCGATCACCGGAGACTGCTGCCTGCGTCCATTCTGTTCGGTGCGATTTTCCTGATCTGGACAGATGTGATCGCCCGGACGATTGTACCGAATGTGGAGCTCCCGATCGGGATTATCACCGCCTTAATAGGCGCCCCGATGTTCATGTATATGCTGATCAAAAAAGGCTACGCATTTGGAGGGAAAAACTAA
- a CDS encoding LLM class flavin-dependent oxidoreductase — translation MELGISTFVETTPDAFTGETMSHAERLREVVEEIVLADQVGLDVYGVGEHHRPDFAASSPAVVMAAAAPLTSRIRLTSAVMILSSADPVRVFQDFATLDGLSDGRAEIMVGRGSFTESFPLFGCDLKDYETLFEEKLDLLMKLQQSERVSWEGRHRPAIHNLGIYPRPVQQPLPVWIASAGSPESAVRAGTLGLPFALAMIGPVQPLDFASQAKLYKEAAARAGHDSSRLPVAAHAHGFIAADTRKAMEQFFPSTYARTNVRAAEKGLPPYHRTDYDAACSLDGALYVGDPERVADKIIRLRKHVGVTRFLLHVPHGTMPHAEVMEAIRLLGTEVAPRVREEVALWEKNNL, via the coding sequence GTGGAACTTGGAATCAGCACTTTTGTCGAAACCACACCTGATGCATTCACAGGTGAAACGATGAGCCATGCGGAGCGGCTCCGTGAAGTAGTAGAAGAAATTGTGCTCGCGGATCAGGTGGGACTGGATGTATATGGTGTGGGGGAGCATCACCGTCCGGATTTTGCCGCATCCTCGCCTGCGGTAGTGATGGCTGCGGCGGCACCCCTGACCTCCCGAATCCGGTTGACCAGCGCGGTGATGATCCTGTCGTCCGCCGATCCGGTGCGCGTCTTTCAGGATTTTGCCACACTGGACGGTTTGTCGGACGGACGGGCTGAGATTATGGTGGGCCGTGGTTCGTTTACGGAGTCCTTTCCTTTATTCGGCTGTGATCTGAAAGACTATGAAACCTTATTCGAAGAGAAGCTGGATTTGCTGATGAAGCTTCAGCAGTCCGAAAGAGTGAGCTGGGAAGGCCGGCATAGACCTGCCATACATAACCTGGGAATTTATCCGCGTCCGGTGCAGCAGCCTTTGCCAGTATGGATTGCCAGTGCGGGAAGTCCTGAATCCGCAGTCCGTGCGGGAACACTAGGGCTGCCTTTTGCGCTGGCCATGATTGGGCCGGTGCAGCCCCTGGATTTTGCATCACAGGCCAAGCTCTATAAAGAAGCTGCCGCCCGTGCAGGCCACGACAGCTCACGGCTGCCGGTTGCGGCGCATGCGCATGGATTTATTGCTGCGGATACCCGGAAGGCGATGGAACAGTTTTTCCCGTCCACCTATGCGCGGACGAATGTCAGAGCGGCGGAGAAGGGTCTTCCGCCTTATCACCGTACGGATTACGATGCGGCATGCAGCTTGGACGGAGCTTTATATGTGGGGGACCCGGAACGTGTAGCGGATAAAATCATTCGTCTGCGCAAGCATGTAGGCGTTACGAGATTTCTGCTGCATGTTCCGCATGGCACGATGCCCCACGCCGAGGTGATGGAAGCGATCAGGCTGCTCGGCACCGAGGTGGCGCCCCGCGTCCGTGAGGAAGTAGCGCTTTGGGAGAAGAACAACCTGTAA
- a CDS encoding type II toxin-antitoxin system RelE family toxin, whose amino-acid sequence MEERFDVRFGVEAEKEYLQLENSVLPFINSAIDELVYRADEIGKKLGNHSNTKLAGCKEIKLRSAGIRIIFRIMNETVDILRIVYILSIEHRSKDTVFKLANRRLAVLKKLPKQSLHEQISARKKWSLNRLKAPNEEK is encoded by the coding sequence ATGGAAGAGCGATTTGATGTTCGATTTGGTGTGGAAGCTGAAAAGGAATATTTGCAATTAGAAAACTCGGTTCTACCTTTTATTAACTCAGCAATTGATGAACTTGTTTATCGGGCAGATGAGATTGGCAAAAAACTGGGAAATCATTCAAATACTAAATTGGCAGGATGTAAAGAAATTAAACTGCGTAGTGCGGGTATCCGGATTATTTTTCGAATAATGAATGAAACTGTTGATATACTAAGGATTGTGTACATTCTTTCTATTGAACACCGCTCAAAGGATACGGTTTTTAAACTTGCTAATCGGAGACTTGCGGTACTTAAAAAACTGCCTAAGCAGAGCTTACATGAACAGATCTCAGCAAGAAAAAAATGGAGCTTGAATCGATTAAAGGCCCCAAATGAGGAAAAATAG
- a CDS encoding TetR/AcrR family transcriptional regulator, protein MPKIVDHSERKSHIAEATWRVIMNQGMKGATVRNIAQEAGVSLGALRHYFSTQHELLAFAMNLVKDRAQARIDTVLQLDLPPKEQVTRVLMELIPLDDSTMAEMEVWFAFVFHLKYTDEEYDGLNDNIYLGIYKMVEFLDEQGILKEDLDRDVEAERLYALVDGLALHAMLEPERLDKQRIIRVLTGHLDSISKG, encoded by the coding sequence ATGCCAAAAATTGTGGATCATTCGGAGCGAAAATCGCATATTGCAGAAGCGACCTGGCGCGTCATCATGAATCAGGGGATGAAAGGGGCGACCGTACGGAATATTGCGCAGGAAGCAGGAGTTTCTCTTGGGGCCTTGCGCCATTATTTCTCTACACAGCATGAGCTGCTTGCTTTTGCCATGAATCTGGTCAAGGACCGGGCCCAAGCCAGGATTGACACTGTCCTGCAACTTGATTTGCCGCCCAAGGAGCAGGTGACCAGGGTGCTGATGGAACTGATTCCTCTAGATGACAGTACCATGGCTGAGATGGAGGTATGGTTCGCTTTTGTTTTTCATCTGAAATATACGGATGAGGAGTATGACGGGCTGAACGATAATATTTATCTGGGCATATACAAGATGGTCGAATTTCTGGATGAGCAGGGAATATTGAAAGAAGACCTGGATAGGGACGTGGAAGCCGAAAGGCTGTACGCATTGGTTGACGGACTGGCCCTGCATGCAATGCTGGAGCCTGAGCGCCTGGACAAACAGCGGATTATCCGCGTGCTGACTGGTCATCTGGACTCCATAAGCAAGGGGTAA
- a CDS encoding MerR family transcriptional regulator, whose product MLYTVKEVAVLSGTTVKTLHHYHKTGLLVPAEISEAGYRLYGMAELERLQQIMLYKELDFTLEQIGQLLKEEPDRLSILVEQEQLLLLRRQRIDMIIETLRKSVTSRERGEPMKDTEMFKGLASEQEWKAALQEQGEHLKETYDYDLSAKGAPIDVQHMNDMAAEGAAFMTAMADALRSGVKAGDVSTAELIRKHLDFMGEHGHPASAADFAAQNRFFLGDDFHLRMLEGQQTGLAYYLSAAADAFAAQQQ is encoded by the coding sequence GTGCTGTACACAGTAAAAGAGGTAGCCGTATTGTCCGGAACTACGGTGAAAACCCTGCATCATTATCACAAAACAGGTCTGCTGGTGCCCGCAGAGATCAGTGAAGCCGGGTACCGGCTGTACGGGATGGCGGAGCTGGAGCGCTTGCAGCAAATTATGCTCTATAAGGAGCTGGACTTCACGCTTGAGCAGATCGGACAGCTGCTGAAGGAGGAACCGGACCGCTTATCCATCCTTGTGGAGCAGGAACAGCTCCTGCTGCTGCGCAGACAAAGGATCGATATGATTATTGAGACCTTGCGGAAATCGGTAACAAGCAGAGAAAGAGGCGAACCCATGAAAGATACGGAAATGTTCAAAGGACTGGCGAGTGAGCAAGAATGGAAAGCGGCCCTGCAGGAGCAGGGAGAGCACTTAAAGGAAACGTACGACTATGACCTGTCAGCTAAAGGTGCTCCAATTGATGTTCAGCACATGAATGATATGGCAGCGGAAGGCGCAGCGTTTATGACGGCTATGGCAGACGCTTTGCGGTCGGGAGTTAAGGCAGGAGATGTGAGCACGGCGGAATTAATCCGCAAGCATCTGGATTTTATGGGAGAGCACGGGCATCCGGCATCTGCTGCGGATTTTGCCGCACAGAACCGTTTTTTCCTCGGCGATGACTTCCATCTCCGCATGCTTGAAGGGCAGCAGACCGGACTGGCGTACTATCTGAGCGCAGCAGCAGATGCGTTTGCGGCTCAGCAGCAATAG
- a CDS encoding ABC transporter substrate-binding protein — translation MKKSFKRYVPLLAVLVMAVMLAACSSGTKNANEPGESAAPASSAPASTQEAAPSTKTVYPLTIENYTNNGEGTEWKAKPQTFDKAPEKVVANTQGAAELLIKLGLTDKMVGVAALYGAGDPAVQEEFKKVPVISKEYASKELVVGASPDLVLGRSDLFADADWGSGTVEGLNELGIKTFVQNTSVKGATLDSLYKDIEQLGQIFDVQENAAAYIAELKERAQSLQDKAAASGEKTFAYVSDGGNGAIAVYSGNTDTFAGDVLGLLGLKNSFGTITGEISKEQLIATNPDVLLLSVYTGGIDPEKTLKAFYADPSLQSLKAVKNKTIYTIDFNQFWGYSYSIFDGAEKLVSEITANQ, via the coding sequence ATGAAGAAATCATTTAAAAGATATGTGCCGCTGCTGGCGGTTTTGGTAATGGCAGTTATGCTTGCAGCTTGTTCATCCGGTACGAAGAATGCGAATGAACCGGGGGAATCGGCTGCACCTGCAAGCAGCGCTCCGGCCAGCACGCAGGAAGCTGCCCCAAGCACCAAGACGGTATATCCGCTAACCATTGAGAACTACACCAATAACGGTGAAGGAACGGAATGGAAGGCCAAGCCGCAAACCTTTGACAAGGCACCGGAAAAAGTGGTAGCCAATACCCAGGGAGCCGCTGAACTGCTGATCAAGCTGGGCTTGACCGACAAAATGGTCGGCGTTGCCGCCCTTTACGGTGCTGGCGATCCGGCGGTGCAGGAGGAATTCAAGAAGGTTCCTGTCATTTCCAAGGAATATGCAAGTAAAGAGCTGGTTGTAGGCGCAAGTCCTGATCTCGTTCTGGGACGCAGTGACCTGTTTGCGGATGCGGATTGGGGCAGCGGGACTGTAGAAGGATTGAACGAACTGGGCATCAAAACATTTGTGCAAAATACCAGTGTTAAGGGAGCCACACTCGACAGCTTGTACAAGGACATTGAACAGCTGGGGCAAATCTTTGATGTGCAGGAGAATGCAGCCGCCTATATCGCTGAATTGAAAGAGCGTGCACAATCACTACAGGATAAGGCCGCAGCCAGCGGGGAAAAGACCTTTGCTTATGTGTCGGATGGCGGCAACGGGGCAATTGCCGTATACAGCGGGAACACCGACACGTTTGCCGGAGATGTGCTTGGTCTGCTGGGACTCAAAAACAGCTTCGGTACGATTACCGGGGAAATCAGCAAAGAACAGCTGATCGCAACTAACCCCGATGTCCTGCTGCTCTCGGTGTATACCGGAGGCATAGACCCGGAGAAGACGCTGAAGGCTTTTTATGCCGATCCTTCCCTGCAAAGTCTGAAAGCCGTTAAGAACAAGACTATTTATACGATCGACTTCAACCAGTTCTGGGGGTACAGCTACTCCATCTTTGATGGGGCTGAGAAGCTGGTTTCTGAAATAACTGCCAACCAATAA
- a CDS encoding ABC transporter ATP-binding protein: MNLNVEHLSVSFANANIVKDVSLKVRNKQFVGLIGPNGCGKSTLLKSIYKVIKPSQGKVSLAEMNLMKSSPRLVAQKLGVVGQFNELSFDFTVREMVAMGRTPHKGMLETDNQEDANIVSAALHKVNLEGYADRSYNSLSGGEKQRVILARVLAQQPEFMILDEPTNHLDIKYQLQILNIVKKLDIGILAALHDLTLAAEYCDYLYVMKKGQVAACGKPEDILTKELIGQVFDVACETYRNPVTGALGIAYLEAQ, from the coding sequence ATGAATTTGAATGTTGAGCACTTAAGTGTATCTTTCGCCAATGCGAATATCGTTAAGGATGTCTCGCTGAAGGTCAGGAACAAACAATTTGTCGGCCTCATCGGCCCGAACGGCTGCGGCAAATCCACTCTTCTCAAAAGCATTTATAAAGTCATCAAACCGAGCCAGGGCAAGGTATCCCTGGCTGAAATGAATCTGATGAAATCCAGTCCCCGGCTCGTAGCGCAAAAGCTGGGGGTCGTCGGCCAGTTCAACGAACTGAGCTTTGACTTCACCGTGCGGGAAATGGTCGCGATGGGCAGAACCCCGCATAAAGGGATGCTGGAGACAGACAATCAAGAGGATGCCAATATTGTCTCTGCGGCTCTGCACAAGGTCAATCTGGAGGGTTATGCAGACCGCAGCTATAATTCATTGTCAGGGGGAGAAAAGCAGCGTGTAATTCTCGCCCGGGTTCTGGCCCAGCAGCCGGAATTCATGATTCTGGATGAACCCACCAACCATCTGGATATCAAATATCAGCTGCAAATTCTAAATATCGTCAAAAAGCTTGACATCGGCATTCTCGCTGCGCTCCATGATCTCACCCTTGCTGCGGAATACTGCGATTATCTGTATGTGATGAAAAAAGGCCAAGTAGCCGCCTGCGGGAAGCCTGAGGATATATTGACGAAGGAATTAATCGGCCAGGTATTCGATGTGGCCTGCGAGACTTACCGCAACCCTGTAACCGGGGCGCTTGGCATTGCTTATCTGGAGGCACAGTAA
- a CDS encoding SMI1/KNR4 family protein translates to MKEQMDAWKRQWQELIQALEQKGADTRFYAGPPAPESGLAEVELRLGIRLPQELRSLLKEGAGQAYVYWNLPDAALLPFEVSGELGWDADRLDFFVPPGEEDSGGTQRYLSFHPAGNGDELLLDLHSASGTAVVHWAHETAEYLLLAPSIMEFIDKITALGCVGAEEWQYPEFCGEAGLDPEKPASRQWMAWLNEYLTLTLAQAQKELPLLLRYAEMFGMSQETAEAFGRYHAEEVLQAFLERAGQERDSSKKEAILCLAGDALKDKAAEFVRSLWSGTPSLEVSRSTLAYLSAHCLPEDEGVERVFRLLEGLAETQKLSGYQANSLLQDFHSRRVIGWMEDKTAFPYGGWDTLFVHSQPAPADIIQWLGGSDVQRQIVIAAFPALYDSTGATFFSAAEIRQIRNLLEQALDEAVLKKEKQAVRDALGRLA, encoded by the coding sequence GTGAAAGAGCAAATGGATGCCTGGAAACGGCAATGGCAGGAGCTGATTCAGGCACTTGAGCAAAAAGGTGCAGACACCCGATTTTACGCAGGTCCTCCTGCGCCGGAAAGCGGGCTTGCTGAAGTGGAATTGAGGCTTGGAATCCGGCTGCCGCAGGAGCTGCGCTCCCTGCTGAAAGAGGGGGCGGGCCAAGCTTATGTCTACTGGAACCTGCCAGACGCAGCACTCCTTCCCTTTGAGGTGAGCGGAGAACTGGGCTGGGATGCGGACCGGCTGGATTTTTTTGTCCCTCCCGGCGAAGAAGATTCCGGGGGGACGCAGCGGTATCTCAGCTTTCATCCGGCAGGTAACGGGGATGAGCTGCTGCTGGATTTGCATAGCGCCTCTGGAACCGCAGTCGTGCATTGGGCCCACGAAACGGCGGAATATCTGTTGCTGGCACCGTCGATTATGGAGTTCATTGACAAGATTACGGCGCTGGGTTGTGTAGGTGCGGAGGAATGGCAGTATCCTGAATTTTGCGGTGAGGCCGGGTTGGACCCGGAGAAGCCCGCCAGCAGACAATGGATGGCCTGGTTAAATGAATATTTGACGCTGACTCTGGCGCAGGCACAGAAGGAGCTCCCTTTACTCCTTCGCTATGCAGAAATGTTCGGGATGTCCCAGGAGACCGCTGAAGCTTTTGGCCGGTATCATGCTGAAGAGGTGCTGCAGGCTTTTTTGGAGCGGGCGGGACAGGAGCGTGACAGCTCCAAAAAAGAAGCCATTCTTTGTCTAGCGGGGGATGCGCTTAAGGATAAAGCAGCGGAATTCGTACGCTCACTCTGGTCGGGGACCCCGTCCCTTGAAGTAAGCCGGAGTACACTTGCTTACCTGTCTGCTCATTGCCTTCCGGAGGATGAAGGGGTGGAGCGTGTCTTCCGCTTGCTGGAGGGCTTGGCGGAAACGCAAAAGCTGAGCGGTTATCAAGCGAACTCGCTGCTGCAGGATTTTCACAGCCGCAGGGTGATTGGGTGGATGGAGGACAAGACCGCTTTTCCTTATGGCGGGTGGGATACATTATTTGTCCACTCGCAGCCCGCACCGGCCGACATTATTCAATGGCTTGGCGGCAGTGACGTCCAGCGCCAGATCGTTATTGCTGCGTTTCCTGCTTTGTATGACAGTACCGGGGCTACATTCTTTAGCGCTGCAGAAATACGGCAGATCCGTAACCTGCTGGAACAGGCATTGGATGAAGCTGTGCTGAAAAAGGAAAAGCAGGCTGTCCGCGATGCACTGGGGCGGCTGGCTTAA
- a CDS encoding GNAT family N-acetyltransferase, with translation MGTQYRAYTHDDLMKVSRFLSHIHSRLNRPNSWTIARFQFEIFFYQLRAGLLPGWEQNIGLWEHDNGELAAVVCRDGDFYFQLDTDQPEEELLREMFEFIEKKSAPGAVKLAVPKVMTKLEKAAQSRGYVLLPNESDNFVSIRLEKEMKVVIPEGFSLQCGEEVSDQAKAQGHIMAFNYPGTAHAEKMLQLYGGIRQAPGYCPELDLSLVNGQGEVVAFCNAFVDEVNRIGILEPVGTHADYRLRGLGQAVIYEALNRLRSLGMVKVYTGPMQPFYERIGFEMDVEFGVWEKA, from the coding sequence ATGGGGACCCAATATAGAGCCTATACACATGATGACCTGATGAAGGTGAGCCGGTTTCTTTCGCATATCCATTCAAGGCTGAACCGGCCGAACAGCTGGACGATTGCCCGTTTTCAGTTCGAGATTTTTTTCTACCAGTTGAGGGCGGGCTTGCTTCCCGGGTGGGAACAAAATATTGGGCTGTGGGAGCACGACAATGGTGAACTGGCTGCTGTTGTCTGCAGGGATGGGGATTTCTATTTCCAATTGGATACGGACCAGCCGGAGGAGGAGCTGCTGCGTGAGATGTTCGAATTCATTGAAAAGAAGTCTGCACCCGGTGCCGTGAAGCTGGCAGTTCCGAAGGTAATGACAAAGCTGGAAAAGGCGGCTCAGAGCAGAGGTTATGTGCTTCTCCCGAATGAAAGTGATAATTTTGTCTCTATCCGGCTGGAGAAGGAGATGAAGGTGGTTATCCCTGAGGGTTTCTCGCTTCAATGCGGGGAAGAGGTATCGGATCAGGCGAAAGCGCAGGGGCATATCATGGCCTTTAACTATCCGGGGACTGCTCATGCGGAGAAGATGCTGCAGTTATACGGGGGAATCCGCCAAGCCCCAGGCTACTGTCCCGAACTCGACTTGTCACTGGTTAACGGGCAGGGGGAGGTCGTGGCGTTCTGCAATGCTTTTGTGGACGAGGTGAACCGGATCGGGATTCTTGAACCTGTGGGAACCCATGCCGATTATCGGCTGAGGGGGCTCGGCCAGGCGGTAATCTATGAAGCGCTGAACCGCCTGCGGTCGCTCGGTATGGTTAAGGTATATACAGGTCCTATGCAGCCGTTTTACGAGCGTATCGGTTTTGAGATGGATGTGGAGTTCGGGGTGTGGGAAAAGGCTTGA
- a CDS encoding DUF1801 domain-containing protein, with translation MKYASNSPEDYISQLPEERREAVTKLRQTIKVNLPEGFQETMSHGMINYVVPHKLYAPGYHVNPEQPLPFVSIASQKNFIALYHMGMYMFPELLAWFKAEYPKHVQTKLDMGKSCVRFKKVDSLPYDLIAELCRKVTVEEYIQLYGKVTGRH, from the coding sequence ATGAAATACGCATCGAACAGTCCTGAGGATTACATCAGCCAATTGCCGGAGGAACGGAGGGAAGCCGTAACGAAGCTTAGACAGACGATTAAGGTCAACCTGCCTGAGGGGTTCCAGGAAACCATGTCCCACGGAATGATCAACTATGTAGTTCCCCATAAGCTCTATGCACCAGGTTACCATGTGAATCCGGAGCAGCCGCTTCCCTTTGTCAGTATAGCCTCGCAGAAGAATTTTATTGCACTCTACCATATGGGGATGTATATGTTCCCTGAACTGCTGGCATGGTTCAAAGCGGAGTATCCGAAACATGTCCAGACCAAGCTGGATATGGGTAAATCCTGTGTCCGGTTCAAAAAAGTAGACAGTCTTCCCTATGATCTCATCGCTGAACTATGCAGGAAGGTTACTGTGGAAGAATATATTCAGTTGTACGGGAAAGTAACAGGCAGACACTAA